A single region of the Novipirellula aureliae genome encodes:
- a CDS encoding flagellin, translating into MTAYNSTDGTATPTAFADGVDAAGGLAEDVVFELLGKSGSEVFNVSAGTGIDDLITQINLVKDATGVTATKQDQSLVLTSSDYGSDAIVDLRVINEDAAGTLTEKVGAGVRDTGTDIVAKVNGIDANGKGNELSINTSSLDVTLQVEDGSSDSIDFTINGGGALFQLGADVVSNQQARIGISSVSSARLGGPSGRLFQLGSGETASLANDPNQAAKIVTEAIEQVTSLRGRLGAFQSTTLESNIVSLNDTVANLQEAESSIRDADFAEESARLTRAQILVQSGTNVLSMANQNPQNVLSLLR; encoded by the coding sequence CGATGACCGCCTACAACTCGACCGACGGAACGGCCACACCCACCGCGTTTGCTGACGGCGTGGATGCAGCAGGCGGACTCGCCGAAGACGTTGTCTTCGAACTGCTGGGCAAATCAGGCTCCGAAGTGTTCAACGTCAGTGCCGGTACAGGCATCGACGATTTGATCACTCAAATCAACCTGGTCAAAGACGCAACAGGCGTCACAGCGACCAAACAAGACCAAAGTTTGGTGTTGACATCGAGTGACTACGGCTCCGATGCGATCGTTGACCTTCGGGTAATCAACGAAGATGCTGCTGGAACACTCACCGAGAAGGTGGGTGCGGGTGTCCGTGATACGGGAACGGACATCGTCGCGAAGGTCAACGGTATCGATGCAAACGGCAAAGGCAACGAATTGTCGATCAACACGTCCAGCTTGGACGTGACGCTTCAGGTCGAAGATGGTTCGAGCGATAGCATCGACTTTACGATCAACGGCGGTGGTGCATTGTTCCAACTCGGTGCCGATGTTGTCAGTAATCAACAGGCTCGAATCGGCATTAGCAGCGTTAGCTCGGCTCGCCTTGGCGGTCCATCAGGAAGGCTATTCCAGCTTGGTAGCGGCGAAACGGCTTCCTTGGCGAATGACCCCAACCAAGCAGCCAAAATTGTGACCGAAGCGATTGAGCAAGTGACCAGCCTTCGTGGTCGATTGGGTGCGTTTCAGTCGACAACGCTCGAAAGCAACATCGTCAGCTTGAATGACACGGTTGCCAACTTGCAGGAAGCGGAAAGCTCGATCCGTGATGCTGACTTTGCGGAAGAATCGGCACGTCTAACACGTGCTCAAATTCTGGTCCAATCGGGCACCAACGTTTTGTCGATGGCCAACCAAAATCCACAAAACGTCCTATCGCTTCTTCGATAA
- a CDS encoding DUF6580 family putative transport protein, with the protein MFDKRTLLIGSLVLVAVASRLLPHPPNFTALGAVALFGGASLTGRRWAYGLPLLAMLLSDLVIGFHGWAPVVYGAMMVYVWLGRRAGSSSTRVIGASLLGSVAFFVITNLACWWSMYDHSAVGLTACFAAAIPFFGFTLAGDLVFSGVLFGAMAMAEKLSPSRFAPSLSLGC; encoded by the coding sequence ATGTTTGACAAACGAACCCTACTCATCGGATCGCTGGTCCTTGTCGCCGTCGCCTCTCGTTTGCTACCCCATCCACCCAATTTCACCGCACTCGGTGCTGTGGCCTTGTTTGGCGGTGCATCGCTAACGGGACGACGCTGGGCCTATGGATTACCATTGTTGGCAATGCTACTGAGCGATCTGGTGATTGGATTCCACGGCTGGGCTCCGGTTGTTTACGGCGCCATGATGGTTTACGTTTGGCTCGGTCGCCGCGCCGGTTCGTCGTCGACCCGCGTGATCGGTGCATCGTTGTTGGGCTCGGTCGCATTCTTTGTCATCACCAACCTCGCCTGCTGGTGGAGCATGTATGACCACTCGGCAGTTGGTTTGACGGCATGCTTCGCTGCGGCGATCCCGTTCTTCGGGTTCACGCTCGCAGGCGACTTGGTCTTCAGCGGAGTGCTATTTGGAGCAATGGCAATGGCTGAAAAGTTATCGCCGAGTCGTTTCGCACCGAGCCTAAGCTTGGGCTGTTAA
- a CDS encoding universal stress protein, translating to MQRVLLATDGSKASERAASLLAHLPHGQPLSLNVVTVTEGAVVYGGFSAGVLSEQAYALEKADAEKDYQKVAEMFDGANATVKHIMKEGRVGPAIIEAANQCGADLIVVGATGVSQISRVLLGSVSDEVATHARCSVLVVRETGLDHAERPIRICLAYDGGDAAQAALEEIADIPWKTGSDFHVLTIAPHLDNFFGELRPDSDTAVRCQQNLKRATDQLIDIAPTVTPHSFASEHEGEAIVKFAEENGIDLLVIGETPRNTLSRFLLGSTTRYVLRHAPCSVWITRNRMKNE from the coding sequence ATGCAAAGAGTACTACTGGCCACCGATGGTTCCAAAGCTTCCGAGCGGGCAGCCAGTTTGCTGGCCCATTTGCCCCATGGACAACCACTTAGCTTAAACGTCGTCACCGTCACGGAGGGGGCGGTTGTTTATGGTGGTTTCTCGGCAGGTGTTCTGTCGGAACAGGCGTATGCGCTCGAGAAAGCGGACGCGGAAAAGGACTACCAAAAAGTGGCGGAGATGTTTGATGGAGCGAATGCAACGGTCAAGCACATCATGAAGGAGGGAAGAGTCGGCCCAGCGATCATTGAAGCCGCGAACCAGTGCGGTGCGGACTTGATCGTTGTCGGTGCGACGGGCGTGTCACAGATAAGCCGTGTTTTACTGGGAAGCGTCAGTGATGAGGTCGCCACACACGCTCGATGCAGTGTGTTGGTTGTCAGGGAAACCGGGCTTGACCATGCCGAGAGACCGATTCGGATTTGTTTGGCATACGACGGAGGCGATGCGGCACAGGCAGCACTGGAGGAGATCGCCGATATCCCCTGGAAAACGGGTAGCGATTTCCATGTCCTAACGATCGCCCCCCATTTGGACAACTTTTTCGGAGAGCTACGGCCTGACAGCGATACAGCGGTTCGCTGTCAGCAAAACCTAAAACGGGCTACCGATCAGTTGATCGACATCGCTCCAACGGTGACGCCTCACTCATTCGCGAGCGAACACGAGGGAGAAGCGATCGTCAAGTTCGCCGAAGAGAATGGCATCGATTTGCTTGTGATTGGCGAAACACCACGCAACACCCTGAGTCGGTTCCTCTTGGGCAGTACAACTCGCTACGTATTGAGGCACGCCCCTTGTAGCGTTTGGATCACTCGCAATCGCATGAAAAACGAGTAG
- a CDS encoding ABC transporter ATP-binding protein, whose protein sequence is MNLQTVDCEYLVLLGQSGCGKSTTLRLIAGLETPDRGKIWIDGKNVTKQIARHRDVSMVFQNDGLYPHMTVKRNLCFANRQTLDRRTLDRRIEETAKRLGIVHLLERRVDRLSGGELRRVAVAKSVVRQASVRLLDEPLSAIDVSSRHTLQHVLRRWHEESPGLTIHVTHDGQEAMRMADRIAIMDRGQITQIDTPENIYNHPNSIAAARSVGVPPINLVKGRLEQDHLCLQLGADCNRIVPHSQKQPPTESRSVMIGIRPESITVGVLPKSSVPASTGEASGEIVLCGKCTWVKHYQGQRHAQVQVGSVFLETLSTGEARFNVGDEVQLSIDVVSFHLFDAVEEVLEVEAYK, encoded by the coding sequence TTGAACCTTCAGACCGTTGATTGTGAGTACTTGGTGCTGCTTGGACAAAGTGGCTGTGGTAAATCGACGACGCTGCGGTTGATCGCGGGATTGGAAACGCCTGATCGAGGCAAAATCTGGATCGACGGCAAGAACGTTACCAAACAAATCGCCCGTCATCGAGACGTTTCGATGGTTTTTCAAAATGATGGTCTGTATCCGCACATGACGGTCAAGAGAAACCTCTGTTTTGCGAATCGCCAAACACTCGATCGCCGCACACTCGATCGCCGAATCGAAGAAACCGCGAAGCGGCTTGGGATCGTGCACCTACTTGAGAGGCGGGTTGATCGGCTTAGCGGCGGCGAATTGAGGCGAGTTGCCGTCGCGAAATCGGTCGTCCGCCAAGCAAGCGTTCGGTTGCTCGATGAACCCTTATCAGCCATCGATGTTTCGTCTCGCCACACGCTACAACATGTTTTAAGACGGTGGCATGAAGAGAGCCCAGGATTGACGATTCATGTAACCCATGACGGTCAGGAAGCGATGCGGATGGCAGACCGAATCGCGATTATGGATCGAGGTCAAATCACCCAGATCGATACGCCTGAGAATATCTACAACCATCCAAATTCGATCGCCGCCGCACGCTCGGTTGGTGTTCCTCCCATCAATTTGGTTAAAGGCCGGCTGGAGCAAGATCACCTCTGCCTGCAATTGGGCGCAGATTGCAATCGGATTGTTCCGCACTCGCAAAAACAACCCCCTACGGAATCACGCAGCGTTATGATCGGTATTCGTCCCGAATCGATCACGGTTGGAGTTCTGCCAAAATCAAGCGTACCGGCATCAACCGGGGAAGCATCGGGCGAAATCGTGCTTTGCGGGAAATGTACTTGGGTCAAACATTATCAAGGCCAGCGCCATGCGCAAGTCCAAGTCGGAAGCGTTTTCCTGGAGACGCTAAGTACCGGTGAAGCTCGATTCAACGTTGGCGACGAGGTACAGCTAAGCATCGATGTGGTCTCGTTTCATCTATTCGACGCCGTGGAAGAGGTTTTGGAAGTAGAGGCCTATAAATAG
- a CDS encoding HD-GYP domain-containing protein: MSRPGSISVSVDRLRPGTVCSHPIEDASGILLLGSNTRITTRVIDGLRDRGVHSIEIDPSDLDRLTGNGHPKTATTKGRSSKGESNEPCFSSVWVPNVAVKDLLVDRIDEPLSDKRIETLHKGVAAAKKRFDQLEQIILDHQVHSISGFATISDAYARSMVDDHDQTVGVMGVLSHGNNDLRQRAVCLSVLGMSIAIEMGLDGPATLDVGLAGLLHDVGLMLMPKRFSDQTSSLSDEERWEYSKHPLMVNDCLANLRDISSAVQIAIQQVHEQYDGSGFPRALRGPRIHLYARILNVADAYLQLTSASTNRCAILPHDALGVILHHAARGIFDPQAVHAFLKVETMFPLGSNVELKNGEQATVIRRSPAGYATPIVVDSQGERIAVTESNPIVRPLPSTRVEEMRIPVSRMQTIEWNLAEQTLLI; this comes from the coding sequence ATGTCGCGTCCAGGCTCCATTTCCGTTTCGGTCGATCGACTGCGGCCCGGTACGGTTTGTAGTCACCCGATCGAGGATGCTTCAGGCATCCTGTTGCTTGGCAGCAACACCCGTATCACGACGCGCGTGATTGACGGACTTCGTGACCGGGGGGTCCATTCGATCGAAATAGACCCCAGCGATTTGGATCGATTGACCGGTAACGGTCATCCCAAGACCGCCACGACCAAGGGTCGATCCTCCAAGGGCGAATCGAACGAACCCTGTTTTTCCAGTGTTTGGGTGCCCAACGTTGCCGTGAAAGATCTGTTGGTTGATCGAATCGATGAACCGCTCAGCGACAAACGAATCGAAACGCTTCACAAGGGCGTGGCTGCTGCAAAGAAACGATTCGACCAGCTTGAACAGATCATTCTCGATCATCAGGTTCATTCGATCTCGGGATTTGCAACGATCTCGGACGCTTATGCTCGCTCGATGGTTGATGACCATGATCAAACCGTTGGAGTGATGGGTGTGCTATCGCACGGCAATAACGATCTCAGGCAGCGAGCGGTTTGCTTGTCAGTGCTGGGAATGTCGATTGCAATTGAAATGGGACTTGATGGTCCAGCAACATTGGACGTGGGGTTGGCGGGACTACTTCATGATGTCGGTTTGATGTTGATGCCCAAAAGGTTTTCGGATCAAACGAGTTCCTTATCCGATGAAGAACGGTGGGAATATAGCAAGCATCCGCTGATGGTAAACGACTGCCTTGCCAATTTAAGAGACATCTCCTCCGCGGTACAAATCGCTATCCAACAAGTTCACGAGCAATATGACGGATCAGGATTTCCGAGAGCACTCCGCGGTCCACGAATCCATCTTTACGCTCGAATACTGAATGTGGCCGATGCCTACTTGCAATTGACGTCAGCATCGACGAACCGATGTGCTATTTTGCCACACGATGCTTTGGGGGTGATTCTGCATCACGCCGCTCGGGGTATCTTTGATCCGCAAGCGGTCCATGCATTTTTGAAAGTGGAAACGATGTTCCCGCTCGGCAGCAATGTCGAATTAAAAAATGGCGAACAAGCAACGGTTATTCGCCGCAGCCCCGCCGGCTATGCCACCCCCATTGTGGTTGATTCGCAGGGTGAACGGATTGCGGTCACCGAGTCCAACCCGATCGTACGGCCGTTGCCATCGACTCGTGTCGAAGAGATGCGTATTCCGGTCTCTCGTATGCAGACGATTGAGTGGAATTTGGCAGAACAAACCTTATTGATTTGA
- a CDS encoding class II fumarate hydratase, with amino-acid sequence MSQFRSERDSMGEVQVPADAYYGAQTQRAVDNFPISGWRLPPAMISAMGLVKYACGVANRDLGKLTSSGKNPLDDPQVEAMLLACEEIAAGKLGDQFPVDVFQTGSGTSSNMNVNEVIANRATELAGGNRSDTEKLVHPNDHVNMGQSTNDTFPTAIHVATALEIENSLLPALRGIHTALAEKAAKWDKVMKIGRTHLMDATPLRLGQEFSGFARQMQLSISRAETARDAVLELPVGGTAVGSGINTHPQFGHRVAMELAKKTGIPFIEAINHFEANAARDALVQSHGELKCIAQTLFNVSNNIRWLGSGPRCGFYEIQLPSRQPGSSIMPGKVNPVMCESMMQLSARVMGNDTAMTICGAAGSNFQLNIMMPMMCHTILESIHLLSSGTDSFVEFCLDEMEANEAQCEASVEKSLSMCTSLNPLIGYEQAAKLAKEAFNTGQTIRELCRANGILPEDTLREALDPWKMTEPQE; translated from the coding sequence ATGAGCCAATTTCGAAGCGAACGCGATTCCATGGGCGAAGTCCAAGTGCCCGCCGATGCCTATTACGGAGCCCAAACCCAACGCGCGGTCGATAATTTTCCGATCAGTGGGTGGAGGTTACCTCCGGCAATGATTTCGGCGATGGGATTAGTGAAATATGCTTGTGGTGTTGCCAACCGCGATCTGGGCAAGTTAACCTCGAGCGGCAAGAATCCTCTCGACGATCCCCAGGTGGAAGCGATGTTATTGGCATGTGAAGAGATTGCCGCGGGGAAACTTGGCGATCAATTTCCCGTCGACGTGTTTCAAACGGGATCGGGCACCAGCAGCAACATGAACGTCAATGAGGTGATCGCCAACCGAGCGACTGAATTGGCAGGCGGCAATCGGTCCGATACGGAGAAGCTTGTCCATCCAAACGATCATGTCAACATGGGGCAAAGTACGAACGATACCTTTCCTACGGCAATCCATGTCGCCACCGCTTTAGAAATCGAAAATTCACTGTTGCCCGCTTTGCGGGGTATCCATACCGCGTTGGCTGAGAAAGCGGCTAAGTGGGACAAGGTGATGAAAATTGGTCGTACTCATTTGATGGACGCAACCCCGCTCAGGCTTGGTCAGGAGTTTAGCGGATTCGCCCGCCAGATGCAGCTTTCCATTTCACGAGCGGAAACGGCTCGCGATGCCGTCCTCGAACTTCCCGTTGGCGGGACGGCTGTCGGCAGCGGTATCAACACGCATCCACAATTTGGGCACCGGGTTGCGATGGAGCTGGCCAAGAAAACCGGGATTCCCTTCATCGAAGCGATCAATCATTTCGAAGCCAATGCGGCACGTGATGCACTGGTTCAATCCCACGGCGAACTCAAGTGTATCGCGCAAACTCTGTTCAACGTTTCCAATAACATCCGCTGGCTTGGCAGCGGTCCACGGTGCGGATTTTATGAAATTCAACTGCCGAGTCGGCAGCCAGGAAGCTCAATTATGCCTGGCAAAGTCAATCCTGTCATGTGCGAGTCGATGATGCAGCTCTCGGCGCGCGTGATGGGAAACGATACCGCGATGACAATTTGCGGCGCAGCGGGCAGCAATTTCCAGCTAAACATCATGATGCCGATGATGTGCCATACCATTCTGGAATCGATTCACCTGCTTTCAAGTGGCACGGATTCGTTCGTCGAGTTCTGTCTCGATGAGATGGAAGCCAACGAGGCTCAATGTGAAGCAAGCGTCGAGAAAAGCTTGTCGATGTGCACCAGTTTGAACCCGCTAATCGGCTACGAACAAGCCGCCAAGCTAGCGAAAGAAGCCTTCAACACAGGGCAAACCATACGTGAGTTGTGCCGTGCCAACGGAATTCTTCCTGAGGATACGCTGCGAGAAGCACTCGATCCATGGAAGATGACCGAGCCCCAAGAGTAA
- the dnaB gene encoding replicative DNA helicase, whose amino-acid sequence MISDDGPYQNKKKKRAVSASEILQRQPPFDLEAEMGILGSILLMPIVCDDIASLKTDDFYDEANRTIYEHLREMHDQGEKIDITLLVSRLRTKGDFEKVGGAGYLARLSGAVPNAAHAVYYASIVTEKAVYRKLIESSTEILRDAYDQSSDARELCAQAEQKVFAIMDGRSGNSVSSLNDVLHQAMDRMEARMSGEHVDGGCETGFTDFDAMTGGLHNGELIILAARPSMGKTALAMNVAEVAAIEQRTPVLFVSLEMSGIELADRMLCSLARVNGHKLRNGSISSDDRERLIGKANEISEAPLFVDDSPSRTVSEIAAGARRIKRREGALGLIVIDYLQLIEPDNSRDPRQEQVAKIARRLKGMARELEVPLLCLSQLNRQAEDSKDHRPRLSHLRESGAIEQDADVVMFVHREEYYHRGEEKAQYAGQAEIIIAKQRNGPIGDVPLTWEGDFTKFSDRAPDRHSEFDDYAEFNSPAGF is encoded by the coding sequence ATGATATCAGACGACGGCCCCTACCAAAACAAGAAAAAGAAACGCGCAGTTAGTGCTAGCGAGATATTGCAGCGACAACCGCCGTTTGATCTCGAAGCGGAAATGGGCATTTTGGGCAGCATCTTGTTGATGCCCATCGTGTGCGACGACATCGCCTCATTAAAAACGGACGATTTCTACGACGAGGCAAACCGAACGATCTATGAGCATCTCCGCGAGATGCACGACCAGGGTGAGAAGATCGATATCACGCTGCTCGTTTCCCGGTTGAGGACGAAAGGGGATTTTGAGAAAGTCGGTGGTGCAGGCTATTTGGCAAGGTTGTCGGGTGCCGTTCCCAATGCAGCTCACGCGGTTTATTACGCCAGCATTGTCACGGAAAAGGCGGTCTACCGCAAACTGATCGAATCGAGCACCGAGATACTTCGCGATGCCTATGATCAATCGAGTGACGCTCGAGAGCTTTGTGCTCAGGCGGAGCAAAAAGTATTTGCGATAATGGATGGTCGCAGCGGCAATTCCGTAAGCAGTCTCAACGACGTTTTGCACCAGGCGATGGATCGCATGGAAGCTCGCATGAGTGGCGAGCATGTCGATGGCGGCTGTGAAACAGGTTTCACCGATTTTGATGCGATGACTGGCGGGCTACACAATGGTGAACTGATCATCTTGGCCGCGCGTCCGTCGATGGGAAAAACGGCTTTGGCGATGAATGTTGCGGAAGTCGCTGCGATTGAACAACGGACTCCGGTACTCTTCGTTTCACTTGAAATGTCAGGCATCGAGTTGGCGGACCGGATGCTATGCTCGTTGGCCCGCGTCAATGGTCACAAGCTTCGCAACGGATCGATTTCGTCGGACGATCGAGAACGATTGATCGGCAAAGCAAATGAAATTAGCGAAGCGCCGCTGTTTGTCGATGATTCGCCAAGTCGAACGGTGAGCGAGATTGCAGCGGGGGCACGCCGGATAAAACGCCGCGAAGGGGCGCTCGGGTTGATTGTAATCGATTATTTACAATTGATTGAACCCGATAATTCGCGTGACCCTCGGCAAGAACAAGTTGCCAAGATCGCAAGACGCTTGAAAGGAATGGCGCGAGAGTTAGAGGTTCCATTGCTGTGCTTGTCTCAGTTAAATCGGCAAGCCGAAGATAGCAAGGATCACCGTCCACGGCTAAGTCATTTGCGGGAATCCGGAGCGATCGAGCAGGATGCCGATGTGGTTATGTTTGTGCACCGCGAAGAATACTACCATCGCGGTGAGGAGAAAGCACAGTATGCCGGTCAAGCTGAGATCATTATTGCGAAACAACGTAACGGGCCCATCGGGGATGTCCCGCTCACTTGGGAGGGTGACTTCACGAAGTTTAGCGACCGGGCACCCGATCGGCACAGTGAGTTTGATGACTATGCTGAATTCAACAGCCCAGCTGGCTTCTAG
- a CDS encoding DnaA/Hda family protein, with protein MKEDCATDMSASQGCIEDKAVIEKFKDALKERIGADRFRLWFHHGVSILVEGDTVEGDTVEASVGGEPANPFDTPSGRIVILVSGQFALDRMRQNFMQPIRAAAAQVYGSTHRVALELERKDAVQPNLPLGDDSIDRVDAIDSDESIVADKATLTSRKVRPGKPAANRSRQSAKSLSSLLSAGAGTTRKPKSRRSVSLVDQPRLPNFETANTDTEATSGQASSNPLSPAAAARAMMTLRTFVSGSCNQLAHTAVMMACQNPSAATPLFLYGPSGIGKTHLANAIADQFRRVHRMRRVMQISGEKFTNDFCKSVGSSGLPAFRKRYRDVDALIIDDVQFLSSKSATLREMLYTVEALIETGRPIIFTANQAPSEIDGLSRELIGRMASGLVCPMHALDTATRLSVLRGLIEQRCDAEWPESTINQINAQLAGDGRLLSGVVNLVATLQKMLERMPTMEEIRQFGGDLLRTAQPTVSLASIERVVCEAFQLPVEDLRGSSQARAVCEPRMLAMYLSRQLTSSAYAQIAGHFGGRSHSTAIAAERNVKKWLDNGKSIGRGNNAVSAREAIDRIETLLRTG; from the coding sequence ATGAAGGAGGATTGCGCAACCGATATGTCTGCATCGCAAGGCTGCATCGAGGACAAGGCTGTCATCGAAAAATTCAAGGATGCTTTGAAAGAACGTATCGGTGCAGACCGATTTCGCTTGTGGTTTCATCATGGCGTTTCGATCTTGGTCGAGGGCGACACGGTGGAGGGCGACACGGTGGAGGCCTCGGTCGGTGGAGAACCTGCGAATCCATTCGATACGCCGTCGGGGCGAATCGTGATTTTGGTCAGCGGTCAATTCGCTCTCGACCGAATGCGGCAAAACTTTATGCAGCCGATCCGAGCGGCTGCGGCCCAGGTCTACGGATCGACGCACCGGGTTGCTTTGGAGCTGGAACGAAAAGACGCGGTCCAGCCGAATTTGCCGCTTGGCGATGATTCGATCGATCGAGTCGACGCGATCGATTCGGATGAGTCGATCGTGGCCGACAAGGCGACGTTGACGAGCCGCAAAGTTAGGCCTGGAAAACCAGCTGCGAACCGTTCACGTCAATCCGCAAAGTCGCTCTCCTCGCTCTTGTCAGCCGGTGCGGGAACCACCCGCAAACCGAAGTCACGACGGTCGGTTTCACTCGTTGATCAACCGAGGCTGCCGAATTTCGAAACGGCCAATACCGACACCGAAGCGACATCTGGCCAAGCATCATCAAATCCATTGTCGCCTGCTGCGGCGGCCCGAGCGATGATGACGCTAAGGACATTTGTCAGCGGTTCGTGCAATCAACTCGCACATACGGCTGTGATGATGGCATGTCAGAACCCGTCAGCCGCGACTCCCTTGTTTTTGTATGGTCCATCGGGGATTGGAAAGACGCATTTGGCTAACGCGATCGCCGATCAATTTCGGCGTGTCCATCGAATGCGGCGAGTGATGCAAATCTCGGGTGAAAAGTTTACCAATGATTTTTGCAAGTCGGTTGGTAGTTCTGGTTTGCCCGCATTTCGCAAACGATACCGTGATGTGGATGCGTTGATCATTGATGATGTTCAATTCTTGAGTTCGAAGAGTGCGACGCTTCGCGAGATGCTTTATACCGTAGAAGCTTTGATCGAAACGGGCCGGCCGATCATCTTTACGGCCAATCAAGCCCCTTCTGAGATCGACGGGTTGTCGCGAGAATTGATAGGGCGGATGGCGAGCGGCTTGGTGTGTCCCATGCATGCTCTCGACACTGCAACCCGATTGTCGGTTCTTCGCGGGTTGATCGAACAGCGATGTGATGCCGAGTGGCCTGAATCGACGATAAACCAAATCAACGCTCAATTGGCTGGCGATGGACGCCTGCTCAGCGGCGTTGTCAATTTGGTGGCAACACTGCAAAAAATGCTCGAGCGGATGCCGACGATGGAGGAGATTCGGCAATTTGGTGGCGACTTGCTAAGAACGGCTCAGCCAACGGTATCGCTGGCTTCGATTGAGCGAGTGGTTTGTGAAGCGTTCCAATTGCCAGTCGAAGATCTGCGCGGCTCGTCGCAGGCCAGGGCGGTTTGCGAACCCAGAATGCTGGCAATGTATCTATCGCGACAATTGACCTCATCGGCCTACGCACAAATTGCTGGTCATTTCGGGGGCCGATCGCATTCAACCGCGATCGCGGCAGAGCGAAATGTCAAGAAATGGCTAGACAACGGAAAATCAATCGGGCGAGGCAACAACGCTGTTTCCGCCCGCGAGGCGATTGACCGCATTGAGACTTTGTTGAGAACCGGGTAG
- a CDS encoding GNAT family N-acetyltransferase, giving the protein MSTIQTRRMTLDSLPGLLPKLLQNISIARGQIVVDQLRHWIDDGNAEGILIILASYRDQDESEERDIAAAVVIAPAIPQAVKGAAPANDAATLLHAAWLVERDRLPDSVRRDTAIAIQTRLDLTLAKRGIRFLQWASDVDDLSEAAEQTESWRDALGFEWAADLDYLTVDFDTISPPPTSASSPNTKLAFQQTEWDGGLLVNEDHFASLVERTYVDTLDCPILLHYRSAKQTLLGYQQSAAFAPEAWFRLYPAKDHAKKDPVGVLILALHPAEQAGVNVAELVYMGIVPEARGGSLGRLLMNGVIETAKQLGARRLILAVDSQNVYARRVYDAFGMRCMLKETVAVKKLEVADMLGAP; this is encoded by the coding sequence ATGTCAACGATCCAAACACGCCGGATGACGCTCGACTCGTTGCCCGGGTTATTGCCGAAACTTTTGCAAAATATCTCGATTGCTCGAGGCCAGATCGTTGTCGACCAATTGCGACACTGGATTGATGATGGAAACGCGGAGGGGATTCTGATCATCCTGGCAAGTTACCGCGATCAAGATGAGTCGGAGGAACGCGACATCGCGGCCGCGGTTGTCATTGCTCCCGCGATCCCCCAAGCGGTTAAGGGCGCCGCACCTGCCAACGACGCGGCTACGCTTTTGCACGCCGCGTGGTTGGTCGAGCGAGATCGGCTGCCCGACTCCGTGCGACGCGATACCGCCATCGCGATTCAGACGCGGCTCGATTTAACGCTCGCCAAACGCGGCATCCGTTTTTTGCAGTGGGCAAGTGATGTGGACGACTTGTCGGAGGCAGCCGAGCAGACCGAAAGCTGGCGAGACGCGCTGGGATTCGAATGGGCGGCCGACCTCGATTACCTGACGGTCGATTTCGATACCATTTCGCCGCCGCCGACCTCCGCGAGTTCGCCGAATACAAAATTGGCATTTCAGCAAACCGAATGGGACGGTGGTTTGCTGGTGAACGAAGATCACTTTGCGTCACTCGTCGAGCGAACCTACGTGGATACGCTCGATTGCCCGATCCTTCTCCACTACCGATCGGCCAAACAAACATTGTTGGGCTACCAGCAATCGGCGGCGTTCGCGCCCGAAGCCTGGTTCCGGCTGTATCCCGCGAAGGATCACGCGAAAAAAGACCCCGTGGGGGTGCTGATACTGGCCCTGCATCCTGCGGAGCAAGCAGGTGTCAACGTTGCTGAACTGGTTTACATGGGTATCGTCCCCGAGGCCCGCGGTGGTAGCTTGGGTAGGTTGCTGATGAACGGGGTGATTGAAACGGCTAAGCAGCTGGGGGCAAGACGGCTGATTTTGGCCGTTGATAGCCAAAACGTCTACGCCCGGCGAGTCTACGATGCGTTCGGGATGAGGTGCATGTTAAAGGAAACCGTCGCGGTGAAAAAGCTCGAGGTTGCCGACATGTTGGGCGCCCCCTAG